A genomic window from Dictyoglomus sp. NZ13-RE01 includes:
- a CDS encoding glycosyltransferase WbuB — translation MKLKYLCLQATQEGQASYTHVHEIINGLQKRGWDVELFEPSYSKKNFAPTILQRLFEFIFTQLKLLIKIKKGDLIYIRSHFAAFPTSIVAKLRKIPVIQEVNGPYEDLFIAWPWTRHFKGFFKWLIKVQYKISDAIIVVTPQLKEWIMSEIGGSKSTNIYVISNGANTNLFTPNAESKYKLEKPYVVFFGALAPWQGIDTMLEAVQDSNWPENVKLVIMGDGVERPKVEKAVQENNRIIYLGKIPYKEVPGVVSNSIAGLSPKNNIGGRSNTGLSPLKVYEILACGVPAIVTDFPGQADIIREHQCGIVVSLDSPEEIARAVRYLYEDENKRKEMGRRGREVILKEHSWDRKAEYTEKVLREILKKRVKYEK, via the coding sequence ATGAAATTAAAATATTTATGTTTACAAGCAACACAAGAAGGGCAGGCGAGTTATACTCATGTACATGAGATAATAAATGGATTGCAAAAAAGAGGGTGGGATGTGGAACTTTTTGAACCTTCTTACAGTAAAAAAAATTTTGCTCCTACTATTTTACAAAGGTTATTTGAATTTATATTTACCCAGCTTAAACTTTTAATAAAAATAAAAAAAGGCGATCTTATTTATATAAGATCCCACTTTGCAGCCTTTCCTACTTCTATAGTTGCTAAATTAAGGAAAATACCGGTCATTCAAGAAGTTAATGGTCCTTATGAAGATTTATTTATTGCTTGGCCATGGACAAGGCATTTTAAAGGCTTCTTCAAGTGGTTAATTAAGGTACAGTATAAAATATCTGATGCAATAATTGTGGTTACACCTCAATTAAAAGAATGGATAATGAGTGAAATTGGGGGCTCAAAAAGCACAAATATTTACGTGATTTCAAATGGAGCAAATACTAACTTGTTTACACCGAATGCTGAGTCAAAATATAAATTAGAAAAACCGTATGTAGTATTTTTTGGTGCACTTGCTCCATGGCAGGGGATAGATACTATGTTAGAAGCTGTCCAAGATTCTAATTGGCCTGAAAATGTAAAACTGGTAATAATGGGAGATGGTGTAGAACGGCCAAAGGTCGAAAAGGCAGTACAAGAAAATAACAGAATTATATATCTTGGCAAAATACCTTACAAAGAAGTGCCAGGGGTAGTATCTAATAGTATTGCTGGATTAAGTCCTAAAAATAATATTGGAGGACGATCTAATACGGGACTTTCACCGTTAAAGGTGTATGAAATTTTAGCTTGTGGGGTACCTGCTATTGTTACAGACTTCCCTGGACAGGCTGATATTATTAGAGAGCATCAATGCGGTATAGTAGTTTCACTAGATAGTCCGGAGGAAATTGCAAGGGCGGTAAGATATCTTTATGAAGACGAAAATAAAAGAAAAGAAATGGGGCGTAGAGGAAGGGAGGTTATTTTAAAAGAACATTCTTGGGATAGGAAGGCAGAATATACAGAAAAAGTCTTAAGAGAAATATTAAAGAAAAGAGTCAAGTATGAAAAATAG
- a CDS encoding glycosyl transferase codes for MRVALASVDNPYIIKSGGKHVHLYLLEKGLQYNGVYVDTYYYVPSKIAFITKIFKRFRNKYYQFKSAIDKMIKFYEKINFNSYEIVNAHDVISAVGIKGNIILTLHGYFARETINYGNYNEKEKTKIFDYAMEIEKLALKKAKAIIKVDSRLRDYVINSFNIPENRIFVIYNSIDTENFKPINEQKKKELRMRKGIPPDKCVILIPRRYVKKNGVVFAAKALRLMDDNDLLMIFIGRGPERENIINELGSDKRAIVLDAVPHEQIVEYYQLADIILVPSVISDDIEEATSLSMLEGMACGKVVICSNIGGMREVVKNGQTGILVPQKSPEDIAKAIRDIKRNSELRVEIGYNARKYVEENHGYISHAKKFIQIYKYFINH; via the coding sequence GTGAGAGTAGCACTAGCATCAGTTGATAATCCTTATATTATAAAATCTGGTGGTAAACATGTACATTTATATCTTTTAGAGAAAGGATTACAATATAATGGAGTTTATGTTGATACTTACTATTATGTTCCTTCTAAAATAGCTTTTATTACAAAAATTTTTAAAAGATTTAGGAATAAATACTACCAATTCAAATCTGCGATAGATAAAATGATTAAATTTTATGAGAAAATAAATTTCAACTCCTATGAGATAGTAAATGCCCACGATGTTATATCGGCAGTTGGTATTAAAGGTAATATTATACTTACCTTACATGGGTATTTTGCTCGAGAGACTATTAACTATGGAAATTATAATGAAAAAGAAAAAACTAAAATTTTTGATTATGCTATGGAAATAGAAAAATTAGCTTTAAAAAAAGCTAAGGCTATTATTAAGGTAGATAGTAGACTAAGGGATTATGTAATAAATAGTTTCAATATTCCCGAAAATAGGATATTTGTAATTTACAATTCTATTGATACAGAAAATTTTAAACCAATAAATGAGCAAAAAAAGAAAGAATTACGTATGAGAAAAGGAATTCCTCCAGATAAATGTGTAATACTAATACCAAGAAGATATGTAAAAAAGAATGGAGTAGTTTTTGCAGCAAAAGCGCTCAGGTTAATGGATGATAATGATTTATTGATGATTTTTATTGGAAGAGGACCAGAAAGAGAAAATATCATTAATGAACTTGGTAGTGATAAAAGGGCTATTGTATTAGATGCTGTTCCTCATGAACAGATTGTTGAATATTACCAACTTGCAGATATTATACTTGTGCCTTCTGTTATTTCAGATGACATAGAAGAGGCTACATCATTATCAATGCTTGAAGGAATGGCATGTGGTAAAGTAGTTATATGTAGCAATATTGGTGGAATGAGAGAGGTTGTAAAAAATGGACAAACAGGTATTTTAGTTCCACAAAAATCTCCGGAGGATATTGCAAAGGCAATTAGAGATATTAAGAGGAATTCAGAATTAAGAGTAGAAATTGGCTATAATGCAAGAAAATATGTAGAAGAAAACCATGGTTATATTAGTCATGCTAAGAAGTTTATACAGATATATAAGTATTTTATTAATCACTAG
- a CDS encoding glycosyl transferase group 1: MRILYLTNLYPYNGNPVSGIFITRRLEEIAQRKIDFKVYATVIQYCNFFKYFYYLKTRSFPSLYKELKNKNLEYYMYYKYIFCHSNIYDCFTRLFSKDKYYKYLQMKFFNVIENSEDISKFDIIHAHPTYPTGYIALMFKKKYGIPYVVTAHGSDIHTYPKSNLEIRKTTLEILNRADKVIFVSKRLLDIAVSVLEYKGNNFVIIPNGVDVRKFTPMDKFEIRRKLQLSTDYKYVGFVGNLIPIKNAQLLPEIFNLVKKSYNNVKFIVIGFGELYSYIQRECQKYNLDVIFTGIVSHDDIPFWLNALDVLVLPSAEEGWGNVILEALACGVPTVGSNAGGIPEVIGSEDFGRVVEFKENFVNIFANNIVELLNHPLSPVKLRERALQYSWKNIIDKELEVYKSILNKIY, translated from the coding sequence ATGAGGATTCTATATTTAACTAATTTATATCCTTACAATGGAAATCCAGTATCTGGTATATTTATAACTCGTAGACTAGAAGAAATTGCACAAAGAAAAATTGACTTTAAAGTATATGCTACTGTTATTCAATATTGTAATTTTTTTAAATACTTTTATTATTTAAAAACTAGATCTTTTCCGTCACTTTATAAGGAATTAAAAAATAAAAATTTAGAGTATTATATGTATTATAAATATATATTTTGCCATTCAAATATTTATGATTGTTTTACTCGATTGTTTAGTAAAGATAAATATTATAAGTATCTACAAATGAAATTTTTCAATGTAATAGAGAATTCTGAGGATATATCGAAATTTGACATAATTCATGCACATCCTACTTATCCAACTGGATATATAGCTTTAATGTTTAAGAAAAAATATGGAATACCTTATGTAGTTACCGCACATGGGAGTGACATCCATACATATCCAAAATCAAATTTAGAAATTAGAAAAACTACATTAGAAATATTGAATCGTGCCGATAAAGTAATTTTTGTAAGTAAAAGATTATTAGATATAGCTGTCTCAGTTTTGGAATATAAAGGTAATAATTTTGTAATTATACCAAATGGTGTTGATGTAAGAAAGTTTACTCCAATGGATAAGTTTGAGATAAGAAGAAAATTACAATTATCAACAGATTATAAATATGTAGGTTTTGTAGGCAATTTAATTCCTATTAAAAACGCTCAATTACTTCCTGAAATTTTTAATTTAGTAAAAAAGAGTTATAATAATGTAAAGTTTATTGTTATTGGATTTGGAGAATTATATAGCTATATCCAGAGAGAGTGTCAAAAATATAATCTTGATGTTATTTTTACAGGCATAGTATCACACGATGATATACCATTTTGGCTTAATGCTTTAGATGTGTTAGTATTACCAAGTGCAGAAGAAGGATGGGGTAATGTAATTTTAGAAGCTTTAGCATGTGGGGTTCCAACTGTTGGCAGTAATGCAGGAGGTATACCAGAAGTTATAGGAAGCGAAGATTTTGGAAGAGTAGTTGAATTTAAAGAGAACTTTGTAAATATTTTCGCTAATAATATCGTAGAATTACTAAATCATCCCTTATCACCGGTAAAGCTTAGGGAAAGGGCTTTACAATATAGTTGGAAAAATATTATAGATAAAGAATTAGAGGTATATAAGTCTATATTGAATAAAATTTATTAA
- a CDS encoding N-acetyltransferase, producing the protein MSENKKYFVHESSYIDDPVEIGEGTKIWHFCHILPHTVIGKNCVIGQNVMIGPRVKIGNNVKIQNNVSVYEGVEIEDDVFCGPSCVFTNVINPRAFIERKHEFRKTIVKKGATIGANATIVCGVTIGEYAFVGAGAVVTKDVPPYALVIGVPARQIGWVCKCGVRLEFDDKGEATCKECGKSYKIEEGKIIEI; encoded by the coding sequence ATGTCTGAAAACAAAAAATACTTTGTTCATGAAAGCTCCTATATAGATGATCCTGTAGAAATAGGAGAAGGGACCAAAATCTGGCACTTTTGCCATATTCTTCCCCATACAGTTATTGGTAAAAACTGTGTAATAGGGCAGAATGTAATGATAGGACCAAGGGTAAAAATTGGAAATAATGTGAAGATACAAAATAACGTAAGTGTTTATGAAGGAGTAGAAATAGAAGATGATGTTTTTTGTGGACCTTCCTGTGTATTTACCAACGTAATAAATCCAAGAGCATTTATAGAAAGAAAACATGAATTTAGAAAAACAATAGTTAAAAAAGGAGCAACTATAGGAGCAAATGCCACCATAGTATGTGGAGTAACTATAGGAGAATATGCCTTTGTAGGAGCAGGAGCAGTAGTAACAAAGGATGTACCACCCTATGCTCTTGTAATAGGAGTTCCAGCAAGACAAATTGGCTGGGTATGCAAATGTGGGGTAAGATTGGAGTTTGACGATAAAGGAGAAGCTACTTGTAAAGAGTGTGGCAAATCTTATAAAATTGAGGAAGGAAAAATAATAGAGATATAA
- a CDS encoding oxidoreductase, whose amino-acid sequence MERFIGVVGLGYWGKNILRNFYELGVIHTACDFSQEVIEERKKHYPDINYTTDFNELLNNPEIKAIAIATPAITHYELAKKALLSGKDVFIEKPMTTSVREGEELVKMAEEKNRIIMVGHILQYHPGVVKLKELISQGSIGDILYIYSHRVNVGKIRTDENVWWSLAPHDISLTLMLTEAEPKKINYQGASFITKGIDDIALASIEFNNGIKGHIFVSWWHPYKEQKLVVIGSRGMLVFDDTTEEKLFLYPHKVDWNGSIPVAKKEDREIIPVERKEPLKEELLHFIECVRERKTPKTDGYEGLRVIKVLERVTSEG is encoded by the coding sequence ATGGAAAGGTTTATTGGAGTTGTGGGACTTGGATATTGGGGAAAGAATATTTTGAGAAATTTTTACGAGCTTGGAGTAATTCATACCGCTTGTGATTTTAGTCAGGAGGTTATAGAGGAAAGGAAAAAACATTATCCAGATATAAATTATACTACAGATTTTAATGAGCTACTTAATAATCCTGAAATAAAAGCTATAGCTATAGCAACTCCAGCTATTACTCACTATGAACTTGCTAAAAAAGCTCTTTTATCTGGAAAAGACGTATTTATAGAAAAGCCAATGACTACTTCGGTGAGAGAGGGAGAAGAGCTTGTAAAAATGGCAGAAGAAAAAAATAGAATTATCATGGTAGGACATATATTGCAGTATCATCCAGGAGTGGTGAAACTGAAGGAGCTTATTTCTCAAGGATCAATAGGAGATATATTATATATTTATTCTCATAGAGTTAATGTAGGTAAAATAAGAACTGACGAAAATGTGTGGTGGAGTCTTGCCCCTCACGATATATCTTTAACTCTTATGTTAACTGAAGCAGAACCTAAAAAGATAAATTACCAAGGTGCCTCATTTATCACAAAAGGAATAGATGATATTGCTTTGGCATCTATTGAATTTAATAATGGAATCAAGGGACATATCTTTGTAAGCTGGTGGCATCCCTATAAAGAACAAAAATTAGTAGTGATAGGCTCAAGAGGAATGCTTGTTTTTGATGATACCACTGAAGAAAAATTATTCCTATATCCTCATAAGGTAGATTGGAATGGAAGTATACCTGTTGCCAAAAAGGAGGATAGGGAGATAATTCCTGTAGAGAGAAAGGAACCATTAAAAGAGGAACTTTTGCATTTCATTGAATGTGTAAGAGAAAGAAAAACTCCAAAAACAGATGGATATGAAGGGTTGAGGGTAATTAAAGTGCTTGAAAGGGTGACGAGTGAGGGGTAA
- a CDS encoding UDP-N-acetylglucosamine 2-epimerase (non-hydrolyzing) — protein MRKYIQEKSKNNNNLKVLSIVGARPQFIKLAPLSIELRKNGIKEIILHTGQHYDENMSEFFFKELEIPEPDYNLGIGSGSHGEQTGKMLIGIEEVLIKEKPDVVIVYGDTNSTLAGALAVSKLHIPLAHVEAGLRSFNKNMPEEINRIVADHVSDILFAPTETAVENLKREGIEKGVYLVGDIMFDALIHFSKLAEEKSKILENLSLKSQDYYLVTIHRAENTDDPKKLKNIFSALQELDKEVIFPIHPRTKNRVKEFGLEDYLKGKVRIIDAVGYLDMIKLEKNAYAILTDSGGVQKEAFWLKVPCITLREETEWVETVKFGWNRLVGTDKERILEAIRNIKGGEDVNFEEKYSAPKMREILIKELEKRGGKL, from the coding sequence ATGAGAAAGTATATTCAGGAAAAATCCAAAAACAATAACAATTTAAAAGTACTTTCCATAGTAGGAGCCCGTCCTCAGTTTATAAAGCTTGCTCCTTTATCAATAGAGTTAAGGAAGAATGGAATAAAGGAAATTATTCTTCATACAGGTCAACACTATGATGAGAATATGAGTGAGTTTTTCTTCAAAGAGTTGGAAATTCCAGAGCCAGATTATAATTTAGGAATAGGTTCAGGCTCCCATGGTGAGCAAACAGGAAAAATGCTTATAGGAATAGAAGAAGTTTTGATAAAAGAAAAACCTGATGTAGTAATAGTATATGGAGATACTAATTCTACCTTAGCAGGAGCTTTAGCAGTATCCAAACTTCACATACCTTTAGCCCATGTAGAAGCAGGACTTAGAAGCTTTAATAAAAATATGCCTGAAGAGATAAATAGAATTGTGGCGGATCACGTTTCGGATATTCTTTTTGCACCCACAGAAACTGCAGTGGAAAATCTCAAAAGAGAAGGAATAGAAAAGGGAGTATATTTAGTAGGGGATATAATGTTTGATGCTCTTATACATTTTTCTAAATTAGCGGAAGAAAAGAGTAAGATTTTGGAAAATCTTTCTCTTAAAAGTCAGGATTATTACTTAGTTACAATTCATAGAGCGGAAAATACTGATGATCCTAAAAAGTTAAAAAATATTTTTTCTGCCCTTCAAGAATTGGATAAAGAAGTAATCTTTCCTATTCATCCAAGAACGAAAAATAGAGTAAAAGAATTTGGTTTAGAAGATTATTTAAAAGGGAAAGTTAGAATAATAGATGCGGTAGGATATCTTGATATGATAAAGCTTGAGAAGAATGCATATGCCATTTTAACAGACTCTGGTGGTGTCCAAAAAGAGGCTTTTTGGCTTAAAGTTCCATGTATTACCTTAAGGGAAGAAACAGAATGGGTAGAAACAGTAAAGTTTGGTTGGAATAGATTAGTTGGCACAGATAAGGAAAGGATATTGGAGGCTATAAGAAATATAAAAGGGGGAGAAGATGTAAATTTTGAAGAAAAATACTCAGCACCTAAAATGAGAGAAATTTTAATAAAAGAATTGGAAAAGAGAGGAGGAAAATTATAG
- a CDS encoding capsule biosynthesis protein CapD, which produces MNFRRILNIYKSFWFHVFLDISSYILGVILAFFIRFEFSLPPQYFNIIPLVLLREIPIFIIFYYIFKIHASLWEYFSLEALKDLTLAVTLEKITFYISYLVFPITGFPRSIVIISYVLSLLMLFSYRALVRWIYEKYRTNSLYKTSSPKRVILVGAGDAGEKILREIKTHRELNYEVIGFLDDDTRKIKKTIHGVKVLGSISSLPQIAREKKIDEIIITIPSAPPSLIKKIVSMASKIRIPVKTLPGIWELIDGKVSISKIRNVKIEDLLSRDVINLNSYKIREYLKGKRVLVTGAGGSIGAEICRQVASYEPEKLILLGRGENSIFNIEMELKMNYPNLNMKSYIADIKDREKLFYIFSQEKPHIVFHSAAHKHVPLMEENPDEAVLNNIFGTINVVDAACEFKAEKFIFISTDKAVYPNNIMGATKRVGEMIIQNYNDNTYTKLIAVRFGNVLGSRGSVLEVFKKQLEKGGPITVTHEDMERYFMTIPEAVGLVLQAGSMGDSGDLFVLDMGEPVKIIDLAKNFIELSGYSLDDIEIKIVGMRPGEKLREELWEEDEVIEKTDHPKIYKIKRNSHISNSALQKYITKLQWAVENRDRNEIEKIFKELIPTYKKQLDEKVYSGKIQKQ; this is translated from the coding sequence ATGAATTTTAGGAGGATATTGAATATTTATAAAAGCTTTTGGTTTCATGTTTTTCTTGATATCTCTTCTTATATATTGGGAGTAATTCTTGCCTTTTTTATAAGATTTGAATTCTCTCTACCCCCTCAGTATTTTAATATTATTCCTTTAGTTCTTTTAAGAGAAATTCCCATTTTTATAATATTTTATTATATTTTTAAAATCCATGCTTCTTTATGGGAGTATTTTAGCCTAGAAGCATTAAAGGACCTTACTCTTGCAGTAACCCTTGAAAAAATTACCTTCTATATATCTTATCTTGTTTTCCCTATAACTGGTTTCCCAAGATCTATTGTAATTATCTCTTATGTTTTATCCCTTCTTATGCTCTTTTCCTACCGTGCATTGGTAAGATGGATTTACGAAAAATATAGGACAAATTCTTTATATAAGACATCTTCTCCTAAAAGAGTGATTCTTGTTGGGGCGGGAGATGCAGGAGAGAAAATATTAAGAGAGATAAAAACCCATAGAGAACTAAATTATGAAGTTATAGGATTTTTGGATGATGATACAAGGAAAATAAAAAAGACTATTCATGGCGTTAAAGTTCTTGGATCTATATCTTCCCTTCCTCAAATTGCAAGAGAAAAGAAGATTGATGAGATTATAATCACTATTCCATCCGCTCCTCCCTCTCTTATTAAAAAGATTGTTAGCATGGCTTCTAAGATAAGGATTCCTGTAAAAACTCTTCCTGGTATTTGGGAATTAATTGATGGAAAGGTAAGCATAAGCAAAATAAGAAATGTGAAGATTGAGGACCTTTTATCAAGAGATGTGATTAATTTAAATTCCTATAAAATAAGAGAATATTTAAAAGGGAAAAGGGTTCTTGTAACGGGAGCTGGAGGATCTATTGGGGCGGAAATATGTAGACAAGTGGCAAGCTATGAACCAGAAAAATTGATTCTTTTAGGAAGAGGAGAAAACAGTATATTCAACATAGAGATGGAGCTAAAAATGAATTATCCCAATCTAAATATGAAATCCTACATTGCGGATATAAAGGATAGAGAAAAATTGTTTTATATTTTTTCTCAAGAAAAGCCCCATATTGTTTTTCATTCCGCCGCTCATAAACATGTGCCCCTTATGGAGGAAAATCCTGATGAGGCAGTGTTAAACAATATTTTTGGCACAATAAATGTGGTGGATGCAGCCTGTGAATTTAAAGCAGAAAAATTTATCTTTATATCTACAGATAAAGCGGTATATCCCAATAACATTATGGGAGCTACAAAAAGAGTGGGTGAAATGATTATTCAAAACTACAATGATAATACATATACAAAGCTTATAGCAGTAAGATTTGGAAATGTCTTGGGAAGTAGAGGAAGTGTTTTGGAAGTTTTCAAAAAACAATTAGAAAAAGGAGGACCAATCACTGTTACCCATGAGGATATGGAAAGATACTTTATGACAATTCCAGAAGCAGTGGGGCTTGTACTTCAGGCAGGAAGTATGGGAGATTCTGGAGACCTTTTTGTTCTTGATATGGGAGAGCCTGTAAAGATTATAGATCTTGCTAAAAACTTTATTGAGCTTTCTGGATATTCTTTGGATGATATAGAGATAAAGATAGTGGGTATGCGTCCTGGTGAAAAGTTAAGGGAGGAACTTTGGGAGGAAGATGAGGTGATAGAAAAAACTGATCATCCAAAGATTTATAAGATTAAAAGAAACAGTCATATTTCTAATTCTGCCCTTCAAAAATATATTACAAAGCTTCAATGGGCTGTAGAAAATAGAGATAGAAATGAAATAGAGAAAATCTTCAAAGAATTGATACCAACTTATAAGAAGCAATTGGATGAGAAAGTATATTCAGGAAAAATCCAAAAACAATAA
- a CDS encoding mannose-1-phosphate guanylyltransferase/mannose-6-phosphate isomerase, which yields MKAIVLAGGKGTRLWPLSRGKFSKQFLNLLPGKSLLESTYERILKLIDPENIITITNRDYFYFVKRIAEKYSKIMGENIILEPVGRNTAPAIALSCKYILEKLKGKENEEVFVFPSDHLIEPDEKFIEYLKLGLNAVKKGFIVTFGIKPTKPETGYGYIKVGEEVEVFRKVEKFTEKPSLELAKEYIKDESFLWNAGIFAFQISTIVDEFKKYEPSIYLALSSSYKEMLENFEKLPSISIDYAVIERSNKVVVVPMDIKWSDLGSWDSFYEIKEKDENGNVIIGDVYSLNTKSSLVFSNKRLVAVLGLEDTIVVETDDAIFIGRRGDGQGVKKLLEILERDKREEIIYHTEVYRPWGMYKILEKNKEYTIRKLVINPGASLTTHLHRNRTEHWTVIKGVAEVDMEDRKYYVYEGESIFVPKGKKHQLKNPKDFPLEIIEVQSGEYIGEDDIEIFSKDEEDLEKKLKF from the coding sequence ATGAAGGCTATAGTTTTAGCAGGTGGCAAGGGGACAAGGCTTTGGCCTCTTTCCAGGGGGAAGTTTTCAAAGCAATTTTTGAACCTCCTTCCAGGAAAATCTCTCTTGGAATCTACTTATGAAAGAATCCTTAAACTTATTGACCCAGAAAATATTATTACCATAACGAATAGGGATTATTTTTATTTTGTAAAAAGAATAGCGGAGAAATATTCAAAAATTATGGGAGAAAATATAATATTGGAACCTGTGGGAAGAAATACTGCGCCCGCTATTGCTCTCTCCTGCAAATATATATTAGAAAAATTAAAAGGAAAAGAGAATGAAGAAGTTTTTGTTTTTCCCTCAGACCATCTCATTGAGCCTGATGAGAAATTTATAGAATATTTGAAGTTGGGTCTTAATGCAGTAAAAAAGGGTTTCATTGTAACCTTTGGAATAAAACCTACAAAGCCTGAAACAGGCTATGGGTATATTAAGGTAGGGGAAGAAGTGGAAGTCTTTAGAAAAGTAGAAAAATTTACAGAAAAACCAAGTTTAGAATTAGCAAAAGAGTATATAAAGGATGAGTCTTTTCTTTGGAATGCAGGAATCTTTGCCTTTCAAATTTCTACAATAGTTGATGAATTTAAAAAATATGAACCCTCAATATATCTTGCCCTTTCAAGCTCTTATAAAGAAATGCTGGAAAACTTCGAAAAACTTCCATCCATATCCATTGATTATGCAGTAATAGAAAGATCAAATAAAGTAGTTGTAGTTCCTATGGATATTAAGTGGAGCGATCTCGGTTCTTGGGACTCTTTTTATGAAATAAAAGAAAAGGATGAAAATGGCAATGTCATAATTGGGGATGTGTACTCTTTAAATACAAAGAGTTCGTTAGTCTTTAGTAATAAGAGATTAGTTGCAGTTCTTGGACTTGAAGATACAATAGTAGTAGAGACTGATGATGCAATCTTTATAGGAAGAAGAGGCGATGGACAAGGTGTTAAAAAACTCTTAGAAATTCTTGAAAGGGATAAAAGGGAGGAAATAATATATCATACAGAAGTTTATCGTCCCTGGGGAATGTATAAAATATTGGAGAAAAACAAAGAATATACTATTAGAAAATTAGTGATAAATCCTGGAGCTTCTCTTACAACTCATCTTCATAGAAATAGGACAGAGCATTGGACAGTAATAAAAGGAGTTGCAGAGGTAGATATGGAGGATAGAAAGTATTATGTATATGAAGGAGAAAGCATTTTTGTGCCTAAGGGAAAAAAGCACCAGTTAAAAAATCCAAAAGATTTTCCTCTTGAGATTATTGAAGTACAAAGCGGAGAGTATATAGGAGAAGATGATATAGAAATATTCTCAAAAGATGAGGAAGATTTAGAGAAAAAATTGAAATTTTAG
- a CDS encoding DNA polymerase subunit beta, with protein MSRTFRDLSEEEIKKYREALVKREKERKKAVERRFHKAWDLVRKMSKILHEKYHAKEVIVFGSMIDLSCFNEWSDIDIAIVGIPDDLYFKAVAEILSMSEDFDIDIVDVESCSESLKKVIMEKGIRI; from the coding sequence ATGTCAAGAACTTTTAGGGATTTAAGTGAGGAAGAAATAAAGAAGTATCGTGAGGCTTTAGTAAAAAGAGAAAAAGAAAGAAAAAAAGCTGTTGAGAGAAGATTTCATAAGGCGTGGGATTTAGTAAGAAAGATGTCTAAAATTCTTCATGAAAAATATCATGCAAAAGAGGTAATAGTTTTTGGATCTATGATAGATCTATCCTGTTTTAATGAATGGTCTGATATTGATATAGCCATAGTAGGAATTCCTGATGATTTATACTTTAAAGCAGTAGCAGAGATTTTATCAATGAGTGAAGATTTTGATATAGATATTGTAGATGTTGAGAGTTGCAGTGAAAGTTTAAAAAAAGTAATTATGGAGAAGGGAATTAGAATTTAA